A DNA window from Sulfitobacter noctilucicola contains the following coding sequences:
- the speB gene encoding agmatinase — protein MGLQDAASQVDQAFTRDDLKGPSFENAFGGATSFLRRKYTKDLTGVDIAVTGVPFDQAVTNRTGTRLGPRAIREASTLQPYDPPYGWDFDVLSEFAIADYGDLAFDYGHTSKFPAALTAHIKGILDAGAASVTLGGDHYISFPILKAYAEKYGPISLLQFDAHSDTWPDDDMDRIDHGTMFYKAVKSGIVDPLTSVQVGIRTTNPDTLGVTTIDAAEVHRRGPEAAVSRIKEVLGDRPCYLTWDIDALDPAYAPGTGTPVWGGLTSAQGAAMLRALAGINIVGGDVVEVSPPFDPTGATAIAGAHVATEILCLLGHRMRTT, from the coding sequence ATGGGGTTGCAAGATGCAGCAAGCCAGGTCGATCAAGCTTTTACGCGGGATGACCTGAAGGGACCAAGTTTCGAGAATGCCTTTGGCGGGGCCACATCATTCCTGCGGCGCAAGTACACGAAGGACCTGACTGGCGTGGATATCGCCGTGACGGGTGTGCCGTTTGATCAGGCCGTGACGAACCGCACAGGCACACGTCTGGGGCCACGCGCCATCCGTGAGGCCAGCACATTGCAGCCCTACGATCCACCATACGGCTGGGATTTTGATGTGCTGAGCGAATTTGCCATCGCGGACTATGGGGATCTGGCGTTCGACTACGGGCATACATCGAAATTCCCTGCTGCGTTGACGGCGCATATCAAAGGAATTCTGGATGCGGGTGCGGCTTCGGTCACGCTGGGCGGAGATCACTATATCAGTTTTCCGATCCTAAAGGCCTACGCGGAAAAGTATGGTCCTATCAGCCTGTTACAGTTCGATGCTCATTCAGATACATGGCCGGATGACGACATGGACCGCATTGACCACGGCACGATGTTCTACAAAGCCGTGAAGTCCGGCATCGTAGATCCACTGACATCTGTGCAAGTGGGCATCAGGACAACCAATCCGGACACTTTGGGTGTGACGACAATTGACGCAGCAGAGGTCCACCGCAGAGGGCCGGAGGCCGCGGTGTCGCGGATCAAGGAAGTGTTGGGGGACAGGCCGTGCTACCTCACGTGGGACATTGATGCGCTTGATCCGGCCTATGCACCGGGGACCGGAACGCCGGTTTGGGGTGGGCTGACGTCTGCCCAAGGGGCCGCGATGTTGCGGGCCTTGGCAGGGATCAACATCGTCGGGGGGGATGTGGTTGAAGTGTCGCCGCCTTTCGATCCGACAGGTGCCACGGCGATTGCGGGGGCGCATGTGGCAACCGAAATCCTATGTTTGCTGGGTCACCGGATGAGGACGACATGA